A single window of Zootoca vivipara chromosome 17, rZooViv1.1, whole genome shotgun sequence DNA harbors:
- the LOC118076441 gene encoding uncharacterized protein LOC118076441 produces the protein MSQQRQSGGGCCCCGGSRGGGGGGGGGCCSGGGGGGGGQGSSCCGRGGGGGGMMQMRGGGGCCGGSGGGRSGGCCCCSGGGGGGGGQSGGIIIIPSGGSQSSGCCGGGGYGGGYGGGQQRMPMVIGGGSGGVCCGASSGGAVCCGSSGGSGSGQSSGCCVGGGMGGGMGGGMGGGYGGGQQKMPIVIGGGSGGVCCGASGGSGGAVCCSSSGGGSGGGGVCCSSSGGGSSGGVKVIGGGSGGGGGGGSGGGGGGGSGGKTIIIGGGSGGGSGGGVCCSSSGGSGGGGAVCCSSSSGGGSSGGVKVIGGGSGGGGGGGGGGGSGGKTIVVSGGSSGGGGGGGGGAVCCSSGSGGAVCCSSGGSGGGSSQTKCPIVVPPCMGQTKQVCPMPSIK, from the coding sequence ATGAGCCAGCAAAGACAAAGCGGTGGCGGCTGTTGCTGCTGCGGCGGTTCAaggggcggtggcggtggcggtggcggtggctgCTGCTCTGGAGGCGGTGGCGGTGGTGGAGGCCAAGGCTCATCCTGCTGTGGAAGAGGCGGAGGAGGCGGTGGAATGATGCAAATgcgtggaggaggaggctgctgcgGAGGATCTGGCGGTGGAAGATCTggaggctgctgttgctgcagtggtggtggtggcggcggcggcggacagTCCGGCGGAATCATCATTATACCAAGTGGAGGCAGCCAGTCTTCTGGGTGTTGTGGTGGAGGTGGATATGGAGGTGGATATGGAGGAGGCCAGCAAAGGATGCCAATGGTTATTGGCGGAGGATCTGGAGGGGTTTGCTGTGGAGCTAGTAGCGGCGGCGCAGTGTGCTGTGGATCATCcggcggcagtggcagtggcCAGTCTTCTGGATGTTGCGTTGGAGGTGGAATGGGTGGTGGAATGGGTGGTGGAATGGGTGGTGGATATGGAGGTGGCCAGCAAAAGATGCCCATAGTTATTGGTGGAGGATCTGGAGGGGTTTGCTGTGGAGCTAGCGGCGGCAGTGGTGGTGCAGTATGTTGCAGCTCCTCTGGGGGCGGCAGTGGCGGTGGTGGGGTTTGTTGTAGCTCATCCGGTGGTGGAAGCTCAGGTGGGGTTAAGGTAATTGGAGGAGGATctggtggaggaggtggaggaggatcaggtggaggaggtggaggaggatcAGGTGGGAAAACCATCATCATAGGTGGAGGAAGTGGTGGGGGATCTGGTGGTGGAGTATGTTGCAGCTCATCTGGCGGCAGTGGCGGTGGTGGTGCGGTTTGTTGTAGCTCATCCAGTGGTGGTGGAAGCTCAGGTGGGGTTAAGGTGATTGGAGGAGGatctggtggaggaggaggaggaggaggaggaggaggatcaggTGGCAAAACCATTGTCGTATCTGGCGGAAgcagtggtggcggtggcggtggtggtggaggagctgTCTGTTGCAGCAGCGGCAGTGGCGGAGCTGTTTGCTGCAGCAGCGGTGGATCTGGTGGTGGATCCTCGCAGACCAAATGCCCCATTGTTGTCCCACCATGCATGGGGCAAACAAAGCAGGTCTGCCCAATGCCAAGCATCAAGTAA